Proteins from a single region of Anaerolineales bacterium:
- a CDS encoding ABC transporter permease gives MTEKPTVEPADSPVQPPDAGEARASRGAALLRQGLLRVGPLIALFVLAGYLSFATPHFLTVSNAVNVARQTSITAILAVGQTLVIITGGIDLSVGAMAALSACVAAVLMTQRIEVAGLAFGPVPAGVGLLVALAVGTIAGWLNGFIITRGRIPDFIATLGTLGVYRGIALLITGGLPVPSHLTATELKGYLPDQVIWLGAGDVGGFPAAALVALAVGFVGWFILRYTALGRAAFAVGGNREAAHVSGINTDRTKVLVYTICGLMAAIGGLVLAGRLNSANALMADDENLRSIAAVVIGGTNLFGGEGGVIGTLIGALIMGVLANGMNLLNVSAFWQRITQGLTIIVVVVFDQWRRRRMRT, from the coding sequence GTGACGGAGAAACCAACGGTCGAGCCAGCCGACTCCCCGGTTCAGCCGCCTGATGCCGGGGAGGCGAGAGCCAGCCGGGGCGCGGCCCTCCTTCGACAGGGGTTGCTGCGGGTCGGGCCGCTCATCGCCCTGTTCGTGTTGGCGGGTTACCTGTCGTTCGCCACGCCGCACTTCCTGACGGTCAGCAACGCCGTCAACGTGGCCCGCCAGACGTCGATCACCGCTATCCTGGCCGTCGGCCAGACCCTGGTGATCATCACGGGGGGGATCGACCTGTCGGTTGGCGCTATGGCCGCCCTCTCGGCGTGCGTGGCGGCCGTCCTCATGACGCAACGGATCGAGGTGGCCGGGTTGGCCTTCGGGCCGGTCCCGGCGGGGGTCGGGCTGCTGGTAGCGTTGGCGGTAGGCACGATCGCAGGTTGGCTCAACGGCTTCATTATCACCCGCGGGCGAATCCCGGACTTCATCGCCACGCTGGGCACACTCGGCGTGTACCGTGGCATCGCGCTGCTGATCACCGGAGGGCTCCCCGTCCCCTCACACCTGACGGCCACGGAGCTGAAGGGGTACTTGCCGGACCAGGTCATCTGGCTGGGCGCCGGGGATGTCGGGGGGTTTCCCGCCGCGGCCCTGGTTGCCCTGGCCGTCGGGTTCGTCGGTTGGTTCATCCTGCGTTACACGGCGCTAGGGCGGGCCGCCTTCGCCGTCGGGGGAAATCGGGAGGCAGCCCACGTTTCCGGCATCAATACCGACCGTACGAAAGTCCTCGTCTACACCATCTGCGGGCTCATGGCGGCCATCGGCGGCCTGGTGTTGGCCGGCCGGCTGAATTCGGCCAACGCCTTGATGGCGGACGATGAGAACCTGAGATCCATCGCCGCGGTCGTCATCGGCGGGACCAACCTGTTCGGCGGCGAGGGCGGCGTCATCGGGACGCTGATCGGGGCACTGATCATGGGCGTTCTGGCCAACGGGATGAACCTGCTCAACGTCAGCGCCTTCTGGCAGCGCATTACCCAGGGTCTGACCATCATCGTCGTCGTCGTCTTTGACCAGTGGCGTCGCCGGCGCATGAGGACCTGA